The DNA segment GCGGCTCGCCGGATTCCGGGTCGATATAGAACCTCACCTTCACCCTGCAATCTCTCTCCTGCGCTCGGCCCAGCTCAATATGGGCATGACTGCGCACCTCGCTGGCTGGCTGTTCTGATTATGCGGCACTGGTAGTCGACATAGCAAGGCCCGCGGGGCCCGCGAGGGGGGGGGCGGCGTAGGGGCCGCCGCGTCGCGAGTGTGCGCGTGGCCTAGCGGCTGCGCCGCAGGCAGATCAGCGAGATGTCATCGGACTGGGCCTCGGCGCCGGCGAACTCGGCGATGTCAGACAAGATGCCGCCCACCAACTCGGCGCTGCTGCGCGCCGGCCGGCCGAGGCGTTCGATCAGGCGGGGCTCGCCGAACTGATCGCCACCGGGGCCGATGGCCTCCGTCACGCCGTCGCTGTAGATCAGCAGGGTCGACGCGGGCGGCAGCACGAGCTCGGCCATCGTGAATTCGAGCCTGGGCAAGAGACCCAGGATGCTGCCCCCCTCGGCGAGCGGCACGGGCGCCGCGCCGCCCGCGGGCAGCAGCAGGGGCGGGTTGTGGCCGCAGTTGACGTACTGGAGCCGCCCGCTCTCCGGCTCGAGCAGCCCGACGAAGAGCGTGATGAAGGTGCTCGGCCCCGTGAATTCGCGCAGATGCTGATTCAGCGTCTGGGCCAGCGCGGGCAGCTCGCTGCCGCCGCGCTGGAGCCGGTCGCGGATCAGGGCCTGGACGCTGGACATCACCAGCGCCGGTCCGACGCCCTTGCCCGCGACGTCCCCGAGCGCAATCGCCAGGCGCTGGTCGCAGCTCGGGAAGATGTCGTAGTAGTCGCCGCCCACCGCCTGCGCGGGCTGGCAGAGGGCGGCGAGGTCCCAGCCGGGCAAGGCCGGCAAGCGCGTCGGGAAGAGGCGCTGCTGCACCTGGCGCGCGATCTCGAGCTCGCGCGCGTGACGCGCCTCGCGCCGCGCGACTTCGAGCAGGGCGAGGTTCTCGAGCGCGAGGCCGAGCTGGCCGGCCACCGTGCCGAGCAGCGTGCGGTCCTCCCGGCCGAAAGGTTCGCCCGATCGCTTCGCGGCGAGGGCCAGGCAACCGGCCAGCCCCTCCGTGCCGGGAATCGCGACGAGCAGCTCGTAGCCCGTGTCCTCGCCGGCGGGTGCGGGGTGTATGCCGGCGTGAAGATCGACGAGGGGCTGCTCGCGGCTGAGCGCTCCGAGCGCCGCGGGCGGCGGCGCCGGCACCGGCGCCTCGCCCGCGCCGGGCGCGGGATACGCGGCGAGCAATTGCCAGCGCGCGGTGGCGTCCGCCGACTCCAGCCCGAAGCAGCGGATGGACTCCACCTGCATGGCCCGCCCGATCACCGCCGTGGCCTCCTCGACGATGTGGCCCTTGCGCGCCATCGCGCCGAAGCGCTGGCCGAGGCCGAGCAGCAGGCGCCGCGCGTCGTAGCGCTCGCGGAAGAAGCGCCGGTCGATGCGCCGCATCAACGGGCGGTTCAGGCGCCCGATGGCGGCGACCGCGGCCAGCGTGATCAGCGCCGCGGCGGCGGTGCCGCCCGCGCGTCCCGCTTCCATGCGCAGCAGGTTGTCCAGGATCAGGAAGACGAGGATCCCCTCGGCCACCAGCACCCCGCGCGAGAGCAGCATGTACTGGAGGCCGCGGCGCAGGATCAGGCGAATGCCGAAGACGCGGCGCGCGAGCACGGCGTAGGCGAAGGCGGCTG comes from the bacterium genome and includes:
- a CDS encoding PP2C family protein-serine/threonine phosphatase, whose amino-acid sequence is MSAARQSGSTLARRALLLVLSLGLLAQIVLGLHALAALSRAPLAESGLTGSPGHLRDLPALSRDGGYRVLAVRPGSPAAAAGIAGGDLITEWQGTLIAAQPDAWFKALREATPRTRFALVWERQGRALSGEIRFDAASAEAHPRPLRLWLIYAPLLLPPLLLLLIGALVGLLRPLDPAAWAVALCLLALGQSLSLFLERTPLLGLLPIWLLLAQLALARLALYPLAHFSLAMLSRFPSESRIAQRLAPWRWLLTLPFALLALDGLRDSLVLGGAAPPLGALGLLLDRLAHWELSIVLLVALAILLLWSQRGSATAGAHRRRGLIEVGILAACAGALWSVLVWKSAWHRGLTTEAGGLSLLWILNWLAPILLFSLLPAAFAYAVLARRVFGIRLILRRGLQYMLLSRGVLVAEGILVFLILDNLLRMEAGRAGGTAAAALITLAAVAAIGRLNRPLMRRIDRRFFRERYDARRLLLGLGQRFGAMARKGHIVEEATAVIGRAMQVESIRCFGLESADATARWQLLAAYPAPGAGEAPVPAPPPAALGALSREQPLVDLHAGIHPAPAGEDTGYELLVAIPGTEGLAGCLALAAKRSGEPFGREDRTLLGTVAGQLGLALENLALLEVARREARHARELEIARQVQQRLFPTRLPALPGWDLAALCQPAQAVGGDYYDIFPSCDQRLAIALGDVAGKGVGPALVMSSVQALIRDRLQRGGSELPALAQTLNQHLREFTGPSTFITLFVGLLEPESGRLQYVNCGHNPPLLLPAGGAAPVPLAEGGSILGLLPRLEFTMAELVLPPASTLLIYSDGVTEAIGPGGDQFGEPRLIERLGRPARSSAELVGGILSDIAEFAGAEAQSDDISLICLRRSR